From Chlamydiota bacterium, a single genomic window includes:
- a CDS encoding HEAT repeat domain-containing protein: MNASAGRTHGDEKLHRGAVEFVQRTASLRRAWVLYGRGNAMFLENLQSWRLSADPLFAARDFIELTTAGNKLFFGETLIGGDNPYARDLVETLRRLIIRRITLLKGVGDEELCVLMEMLSQESKALLAGGGPVAFLRRANAGKVRVIENIYLKRVGQTGDIDLDEGKLTLDDLHFIRGQLGNMLSLAGEGFDLRNEERSLLSEVIEHPTFMGELLRELAEKDAGAAPEPIAAKGAAIAEMLNAFLVQLRKGGGIDETRLGKRISDAVRVLDEPTRLETLAAEFGTAGQVAPVLDAEVFDSRPEQVGRLVVGIFQRDPKEMRRASMLLRRLAPSEEARREVAARVREECGARGADADEAERVFLESLGPPEPPADADEAGAEPDAVRLAALLAPHVAVTTSGLLASLETGGEEERADQVLSALLAEGGATPKLAARAAARVREHAKGGFGGKARPLFDALLLLAEAGEKACVAAAGEIQGLCAEGVAEALLRSADSVEDRAALLTEIARRLPAERTGPLWAAVLGGDPEPMQALAEAARREPATVAGLLQHLFRDADASLIARAGEIMRELPGELSTPILAELCRHPDASIRLKAVSALAKAGGAQASPFVRVLVNDGDAEVRRTAIPLLGHCGGEGAEEALIEIAADARGVQGEQERALACRALAKCGGPRAVDALAAILRRTHGGPRGKDAQLLRSSARFALESIGGEAAQEALRGDAPPRRSLFGRLFGGG, encoded by the coding sequence CGATGTTCCTCGAGAACCTCCAAAGCTGGCGCCTCTCCGCCGACCCCCTCTTCGCGGCGCGCGATTTCATCGAGCTCACCACCGCGGGGAACAAGCTCTTCTTCGGGGAGACCCTCATCGGCGGCGACAATCCGTACGCCCGGGATCTTGTCGAGACCCTCCGCCGCCTCATCATCCGCAGGATCACGCTCCTGAAGGGGGTCGGGGACGAGGAGCTCTGCGTGTTGATGGAGATGCTGTCGCAGGAGAGCAAGGCGCTCCTCGCCGGGGGAGGGCCGGTCGCGTTCCTGCGCCGGGCGAACGCCGGGAAGGTCCGCGTCATCGAGAACATCTACCTGAAGCGGGTCGGACAGACCGGCGATATCGACCTCGACGAGGGGAAGCTCACGCTCGACGACCTGCACTTCATCCGGGGGCAGCTCGGGAACATGCTCTCCCTCGCGGGCGAGGGGTTCGACCTGCGGAACGAGGAACGCTCCCTGCTCTCCGAGGTCATCGAGCACCCCACGTTCATGGGCGAGCTCCTGCGTGAGCTTGCGGAGAAGGATGCCGGCGCCGCCCCGGAGCCGATTGCGGCGAAGGGCGCGGCGATCGCCGAGATGCTCAACGCCTTTCTCGTCCAGCTGAGGAAAGGCGGGGGGATCGACGAGACGAGGCTCGGGAAGCGGATCTCGGACGCGGTGCGGGTGCTCGACGAGCCGACGCGGCTCGAGACCCTCGCCGCGGAGTTCGGGACCGCGGGGCAGGTCGCGCCGGTGCTCGACGCCGAGGTGTTCGACAGCCGCCCCGAGCAGGTCGGGCGGCTTGTCGTCGGCATCTTCCAGCGCGACCCGAAGGAGATGCGGCGCGCCTCGATGCTCCTGCGCCGGCTCGCCCCGAGCGAGGAGGCCCGCCGCGAGGTGGCCGCGCGCGTGCGGGAGGAGTGCGGGGCGCGCGGCGCCGACGCCGACGAGGCGGAACGCGTTTTTTTGGAGTCGCTCGGGCCCCCGGAGCCCCCCGCCGACGCGGACGAGGCGGGCGCGGAGCCGGACGCCGTCCGTCTCGCCGCCCTCCTCGCCCCCCATGTGGCGGTGACGACCTCGGGGCTTCTCGCCTCGCTGGAAACGGGCGGCGAGGAGGAGCGGGCGGACCAGGTGCTCTCCGCGCTGCTCGCGGAGGGCGGCGCCACGCCGAAACTCGCCGCGCGCGCGGCGGCGCGAGTACGGGAGCACGCCAAGGGCGGCTTCGGCGGGAAGGCCCGCCCGCTCTTCGACGCGCTTCTCCTTCTCGCCGAGGCCGGCGAAAAGGCGTGCGTGGCGGCGGCCGGGGAGATCCAGGGGCTCTGCGCCGAGGGGGTCGCGGAGGCGCTCCTGCGCTCCGCCGACTCCGTCGAGGATCGGGCGGCTTTGCTGACGGAGATCGCGCGCCGGCTGCCCGCGGAAAGGACCGGCCCGCTCTGGGCCGCCGTGCTTGGCGGGGATCCGGAGCCGATGCAGGCGCTCGCCGAGGCGGCGCGCCGGGAGCCGGCGACGGTCGCCGGGCTGCTGCAGCACCTGTTCCGCGACGCCGATGCATCGCTCATCGCGCGCGCGGGGGAGATCATGCGGGAGCTCCCCGGGGAACTCTCGACGCCGATCCTGGCGGAGCTCTGCCGCCACCCCGACGCCTCGATCCGCCTCAAGGCGGTGTCGGCCCTCGCGAAGGCGGGGGGGGCGCAGGCCTCGCCGTTCGTCCGGGTTCTCGTGAACGACGGCGACGCGGAGGTGCGCCGGACCGCCATCCCCCTGCTCGGACACTGCGGCGGCGAGGGGGCTGAGGAGGCGCTCATCGAGATCGCCGCCGATGCCCGAGGCGTCCAGGGGGAGCAGGAGCGCGCCCTCGCCTGCCGCGCCCTCGCCAAGTGCGGCGGGCCGCGCGCGGTCGACGCGCTCGCGGCCATTCTCCGCCGGACGCACGGCGGGCCCCGCGGGAAGGATGCGCAACTGCTCCGCTCCTCGGCCCGCTTCGCCCTGGAGAGCATCGGCGGCGAGGCGGCGCAGGAGGCGCTCCGCGGGGACGCCCCGCCGCGCCGCTCGTTGTTCGGGCGCCTATTCGGGGGGGGATGA